The following are encoded together in the Hoplias malabaricus isolate fHopMal1 chromosome 3, fHopMal1.hap1, whole genome shotgun sequence genome:
- the LOC136691136 gene encoding carbonic anhydrase 4-like isoform X2, protein MVLWLFWGCFAVWSFSVTGADPSVGWCYNLASCNESTWPSIVSAYCNGSLQSPIDIVTADVVPNGNLTELDLTGFNDGTALTRIKNTGRGVEVTLNHGNVSVEGADLPDVYNTRQLHLHWGKGRSEPGSEHTVDGKRYAMELHIVNVKTEYNSTAAALTDPTGLAVFGFFIEATNDTGKPDSWKTLTSYLSNISNAGDVVALTPSLSVDSLLEGVDMSRYYRYLGSLTIPNCNEAVVWTVFKDPIRVSADLVDLFSTSLYFNQSFSLMTDIFRQPQPLNGRVVTSQVAARRANISPKSDATRPPFSVCFVPVLLYIALFGL, encoded by the exons CACTGGTGCAGATCCCTCAGTAG GTTGGTGCTATAACTTGGCGTCGTGTA ACGAGTCTACGTGGCCTTCTATTGTCAGCGCTTACTGCAATGGATCTCTCCAGTCTCCTATTGACATTGTAACTGCGGACGTGGTGCCCAATGGAAACTTGACTGAGCTAGACTTGACGGGTTTTAATGACGGCACTGCCTTAACTCGGATTAAAAACACTGGCCGAGGTG TTGAGGTCACTCTAAACCATGGGAACGTCTCAGTTGAAGGTGCAGATCTTCCAGATGTGTACAACACCAGGCAGTTGCACCTTCATTGGGGAAAGGGCAGGTCTGAGCCTGGATCTGAGCACACTGTCGATGGCAAGCGATACGCCATGGAG TTGCACATTGTAAATGTTAAAACAGAGTACAACTCCACTGCAGCTGCGCTGACTGATCCGACTGGGCTGGCTGTTTTCGGTTTCTTTATTGAG GCCACCAATGACACTGGAAAACCCGACAGCTGGAAGACCCTCACCTCCTACCTCTCAAATATCTCAAATGCAG GTGACGTGGTGGCTctaactccctctctctctgtggacaGTCTGCTTGAAGGAGTGGACATGTCGAGATATTATCGCTACCTTGGTTCTCTGACCATCCCGAACTGTAATGAAGCTGTGGTGTGGACAGTTTTTAAAGACCCAATCAGAGTCAGCGCTGACCTG GTTGACCTCTTCAGCACTAGTTTGTACTTCAACCAAAGCTTTTCACTGATGACCGACATCTTCAGACAGCCTCAGCCCCTCAATGGCAGGGTCGTGACCTCGCAGGTGGCAGCAAGGAGAGCCAATATATCTCCAAAATCAGATGCCACTCGACCTCCCTTCAGCGTCTGCTTTGTTCCAGTGCTCCTCTACATCGCCCTTTTTGGCCTCTAG
- the LOC136691136 gene encoding carbonic anhydrase 4-like isoform X1, translating to MQVLWLFWGCFAVWSFSVTGADPSVGWCYNLASCNESTWPSIVSAYCNGSLQSPIDIVTADVVPNGNLTELDLTGFNDGTALTRIKNTGRGVEVTLNHGNVSVEGADLPDVYNTRQLHLHWGKGRSEPGSEHTVDGKRYAMELHIVNVKTEYNSTAAALTDPTGLAVFGFFIEATNDTGKPDSWKTLTSYLSNISNAGDVVALTPSLSVDSLLEGVDMSRYYRYLGSLTIPNCNEAVVWTVFKDPIRVSADLVDLFSTSLYFNQSFSLMTDIFRQPQPLNGRVVTSQVAARRANISPKSDATRPPFSVCFVPVLLYIALFGL from the exons CACTGGTGCAGATCCCTCAGTAG GTTGGTGCTATAACTTGGCGTCGTGTA ACGAGTCTACGTGGCCTTCTATTGTCAGCGCTTACTGCAATGGATCTCTCCAGTCTCCTATTGACATTGTAACTGCGGACGTGGTGCCCAATGGAAACTTGACTGAGCTAGACTTGACGGGTTTTAATGACGGCACTGCCTTAACTCGGATTAAAAACACTGGCCGAGGTG TTGAGGTCACTCTAAACCATGGGAACGTCTCAGTTGAAGGTGCAGATCTTCCAGATGTGTACAACACCAGGCAGTTGCACCTTCATTGGGGAAAGGGCAGGTCTGAGCCTGGATCTGAGCACACTGTCGATGGCAAGCGATACGCCATGGAG TTGCACATTGTAAATGTTAAAACAGAGTACAACTCCACTGCAGCTGCGCTGACTGATCCGACTGGGCTGGCTGTTTTCGGTTTCTTTATTGAG GCCACCAATGACACTGGAAAACCCGACAGCTGGAAGACCCTCACCTCCTACCTCTCAAATATCTCAAATGCAG GTGACGTGGTGGCTctaactccctctctctctgtggacaGTCTGCTTGAAGGAGTGGACATGTCGAGATATTATCGCTACCTTGGTTCTCTGACCATCCCGAACTGTAATGAAGCTGTGGTGTGGACAGTTTTTAAAGACCCAATCAGAGTCAGCGCTGACCTG GTTGACCTCTTCAGCACTAGTTTGTACTTCAACCAAAGCTTTTCACTGATGACCGACATCTTCAGACAGCCTCAGCCCCTCAATGGCAGGGTCGTGACCTCGCAGGTGGCAGCAAGGAGAGCCAATATATCTCCAAAATCAGATGCCACTCGACCTCCCTTCAGCGTCTGCTTTGTTCCAGTGCTCCTCTACATCGCCCTTTTTGGCCTCTAG